One Gammaproteobacteria bacterium genomic window, CAGCATAGCTGTTAAGAAGAACGCGATCTTTGAATGTTCCAGGCTCGCCTTCATCTGCATTACAGATCACGTAATGTGCATCACCTATCGCTTCACGGCATAGTTTCCACTTTAACCCTGTCGAAAATCCGGCACCGCCACGCCCTTTGAGACCCGAGACAATGATCTCGTTGAGAATTTCAGGAGGGTTGTGTTCGATCATCACTTTCAGAGCTGAGCCAGGTTGAAAGGGTTCAGTGAGTAAAAGCCCTCTTTTGTGAACGTTGTCGCTAATATCAAACCAGTGCTTAGGCCACTCTTGCAGGGCGGTGCTGGACTCAACCAGTTTGACTATTTGGTCAATACGCTTCGCAGTGAGTGAGGTGATTGTGAGGCTGTTATTAAGAAGGAGTGATGCACCGTGGTCACACATGCCGATGCACGAAGTTTGATCAATTGATACGAGTCCATCGCTGCGTGTCTCTCCCAATTTGACGTTTAATTTGTCACAGAGTCGCTGTCTTAACCAGGCATCACCACAGCTTGTGCAATTGCTGAATAGAATATCAAATTGGCCTCGTGGCTCTCGGTGGAAAAAAGCATAAAACTCAACGACACCTTCCACTTGTGCATGTGGTAAATTCAGCGATTTTGATATATTTTGAATGGCATTGTTTGAAATGAAATGAGCACGCTGTTGCTCCTCAAAAAGAACATGGAGTAGATGGTTCGTAGGGTTATATGGGTATTTAATGCTCATAATAAAACCATTATCATACTTTTATTAGGTTTGTGTTCCATTTTATATTGAACGAGCCGCTGCAATTATCGCTTGACCTATCGCTAATCCACCATCGTGAGATGGAATCTTCTGATGTTGTAATACCTTAAAGCCACTCTTTTTTAGTGCTATTGGAAGGTGAGTAGAGATCAGCTGATTTTGGAAGACACCACCAGAAAGTGCGACATGGCCAAAATCATGGATTTCCTTAAATGTTGTGGCGACTCCACTCAACGCGTGAATCAATGTGTGATGAAAACGAGATGCGATACGCTCAGTTTTTTGGCCTTCTTGAATATCTTTTAGTATCTCTAACCACATCGCTTGCCAGCCGATTTGTAATATATTTTTATTGCCAATAATATCGAAAGAGTAAGGCTCGGTCTCTTGTTCAAAGCAAGAGGAGGCCAGTGCCTCTAAATGAATGGCGGCTTGGGCTTCAAATTCAACATGTTCGCGATGAAGACCTAATGCAGCGGCAACGGCATCAAATAGGCGACCACACGAAGAGGTGAGAGGGGCATTAACACCTTTATCAACCATTGTTTTTAATACTGAAGTCGGTTTCGTGTTAAGAAATTGTATGATGTCAGTATCTGCAAAGTTTTCTTTAACTTGTCCCCAGATTGGAAGCAAGTGTGCCAGAGTGTTACGCCAAGGCTCATGGATTGCAGCGGCTCCACCGATCATTGGTACGGGTTTAAAACTGGCGACTCTTTTAAAGTCTTGGTAATTCGAGAGTAATATTTCCCCTCCCCAAATTGTGCCATCATCCCCAAAACCGAGGCCATCAAGCGCAAAACCCAATACAGGTTTAGAGTTTAGAGGGTACTGATTGTCGGCCATCACAGCGGCAATATGGGCATGATGGTGTTGGACTTGAGTGAGCTTGATGTTGTCTGTGTGAGCTCGCTGATGCCCTAATTGGCTGGATTGATAATCAGGGTGTTTATCAATCACCAGTTGCGTTGGTTTCATGTGGTTAAAAACAGCATCAACTTGCTCTAAAAAATGGCGATACACCGCTTCCTCTTCAAGATCACCTATTATTTTGCTGAGGTGTGCCTGACCATCACTGAGTAGACAGATGCTGCTTTTAAGCTCTCCACCCAGCGCAAGTATCTCCGAGGCTTTTTCAAGGCCTTCAGGCAGCGGTATTGTAGTTGCAAAAAAATGAGCCATATTTTATTAGCAAATACGTGGTAGTTGCTCTCCAGCCAGCCAGTCAACGACACGTTGACCGCCGAAGGTTGTTTTCATTACGACAAGTTGCTGACGATCTTCAACCACTTGTCCAATTATGACGGCATCTTTTCCCAGAGGGTGTTGCTGCATGATATTGAGCAGATTCTTCGCCGACTCTTTGGGGCAGATACAGACCAACTTTCCTTCGTTTGCAATATAAAGCGGATCAAGCCCGAGCAGTTCGCAAGCACCTTGAGTTTCGTCACGAACAGGAATGGTTGTTTCATTGATTTGTATCCCGACTTCGGACTGCTTAGCCAGTTCATTGAGTGTTGTCGCGAGACCGCCGCGAGTAGGGTCTCTTAAACAATGAATGTCTGGCTCCGCTTGTACCATCTCTGATACAAGTTCATTTAAAGCGGCAGAGTCGGATTTAATGGTTGTATTAAACTCCAACCCCTCCCGACTGGAGAGAATGGCAATGCCGTGATCTCCAATGAAACCATTTAACAAAACCAGATCCCCCGGTTGAGCGAGATCACCCGAAATATTCACTCCATCAGGAACGATGCCGATGCCGGTGGTACTGATAAACAGGCCGTCACCTTTGCCACGCTCAACCACCTTGGTATCACCAGCAATAATGGGTACATTTGCTTTACGGCTGGCAGCGGCCATGCTGATAACAATTTTTTCCAGATCAGCCAGAGGAAACCCCTCTTCAAGAATGACACTGGCTGAAAGGTAAAGTGGCTTTGCGCCGCTCATCGCGACATCGTTAATGGTGCCATGCACTGAAAGTGAACCAATATCTCCACCAGGGAAAAACAGGGGAGAGACGACATGGGCATCGGTTGTGATGACCATGCGACCCGCAGGTATATCAAAAACAGTCGCATCATTTCCCTGGCGTAACAGTTCGTTATCAAAGTGGGGGATGAACAGCTCTTCAATCAGCTGGCTTGATGCTCTTCCACCACTGCCATGACTCATTTCAATGACACCATTTCTAAGATCTAAACGACTCATAAGTTTGTGACCTCAGTTCGATATCGACCATAGCTATAATAAGCAGCGCAAGCTCCTTCGGATGAAACCATGCAGGCTCCTTTAGGGTCTTCTGGTGTGCAGGCAGCACCAAACAGCTTGCATTCATTGGGGTTGCTGACTCCACGCAGCACTGCGGGGCAAATACAACCTTTGATATCTGCTATTTCGATATGCTCTATGGCAAAGCGTTTCTCTGCATCAAAATCGGCAAACTTGTTTTTGATCTGTATGGCACTATTTTCCAGCTCACCTAAACCACGCCATTCAAACAACGGTCGCTGCTCGAATATTTCACTCATCAGAGCTTGTGCTTTTTTATTGCCACTCTCTGTGACGGCACGACGATATTGGTTTTCGACCTCAAAGCGCCTTTCATTTATCTGGCGAACTAACAACAGTGTTGATTGAATTACATCGAGAGGTTCAAAACCTGCAATTACTAATGGCATGAAGTACTGCTTGCAGCACTCGGTATAGGCATGGCTGCCGATAATCGTGCTGACATGTGATGGTCCAAGAATGCCATCAAGGTGAGCTTCACCCGAAGATAAAATATGAGCCATTGCAGGGGGCGTTTCGACATGATTACAAAATACAGTGAAGTTTTTTAACCCTTCTTGATGAGCGATTTTAATTGCAGCGGCGGTTGGTGGCGTGGTGGTTTCAAAGCCGATAGCGAAAAAAACCACTTGTTTTTCAGGGTTATGACGAGCGATATTAAGTGCATCGGTGCTGGAGTAGATCATTCGAATGTCTGCGCCGTGTGCTTTTGCTCTATTTAAACTGTCACGTTTTCCAGCAGGAACGCGCATCAGATCAGCATAAGTGCAGAGAATCAGATTTTCACTGTTTTCAACAAGCTTGATCGCCGCTTCGATACGGCCTGCTGGCAATACACAGACAGGGCAACCAGGTCCATGTATAAACTGTAGGTTCTTAGGCATGAGGTCAATAATGCCAAAGCGGAATATGGCATGAGTATGGCCACCGCAGAACTCCATTAAGCGATACTGACGATCAGATCTGACCTCTGCTTGAATCAGTTCGGCGATTTTCCTGGCTTTATTGCCATCTCGAAACTCATCTACATACTTCATTCGGCATCACTCAAGGTGCGCAGTTCATCAAACATCGTCAGTGTCTTTGCCGCTTCTTCAGGGTTGATGCGTTCCAGTGCATAACCAACATGCACTAATACATAATCATCCACAGCAACTTCATCAAGCAGCAGTGTAGAGATCTCTTTGCGAATACCATTGAGTTCAACAATGGCTGTTGACTCGAAAGCATTCAGGGATTCAACTCGGGCAGGTATCGATAGGCACATGAGCTTATTCTCTATGTTGTTCGATCCAGTTTAACCATGATTTCATACCATCACCTCTTGTTGCCGAGAGCGTTAAAATTTGAATGTCAGGATTGACTTGCAGTGCATATTGAAAGCAGAGCTCGATATCAAAATCAACATAGGGTAGAAGGTCGGTTTTATTTAGAATCATCAGGTCAGCTGCGTGGAACATATCTGGGTATTTAAGTGGCTTATCCGTACCTTCTGTGACCGATAAAATGACCACTTTTTTTGCTTCACCGAGGTCGAAAGCAGCGGGGCAGATCAAATTTCCCACATTCTCGATAAACAGAATGCTGTGTGACTCCGGCTTGAGCTCATCAATTGCCCGCCCCACCATCTGGCCATCTAGGTGGCAACCTTTACCCGTGTTGATTTGTACCGCTTTCACGCCCGTTTTTCGAATGCGCTCAGCATCAAAGCTTGTTTGCTGATCACCTTCAATGACGGTGATTGGAGTCTCATGTCCCAGGGCTTTGATTGTTTCGCACAGAAGCGTTGTTTTACCTGAGCCAGGGCTGGAGACAAGATTCAGGCAAAAAATGTTACGCTCATTGAGGTAGTCTCGATTGATTGTGGCATAGCGGTTATTTTTGCTTAGAATGTCCTGCTCAATACTAATCAGGCGGGATTGTTCGTTGTGACATCCGCATACGCTACACATCAGATCACCTCAACATATTTGATTCGCATTTTATCACCCTGCCTGATCTCCAGTGGATAATAATCACAATGTGGACAGGTATCAAAGCGTTGTTCGATTGTGACCTCTGAAGCACATTGATCGCACCATCCCTGGCCAGGAATTTCGTTAATTTTAAGTGTTGCATTTTCAGCTAGCGAGCCTTTGGCAGCCGCACTAAAGGCAAAAATCAATGCATAGGACTCGACGCAGGAGAGCTTGCCAATCTCAATCTGAATACTTTTTATTTGGCTGTAGTGGTCGACCTTTGCTCGTTCCCGTAGCAGATCAATCATATCTTCGCATAACGAGAGCTCATGCATATCTGTTTACCATCATTAATATTTTCACTCTTTTTT contains:
- the hypB gene encoding hydrogenase nickel incorporation protein HypB gives rise to the protein MCSVCGCHNEQSRLISIEQDILSKNNRYATINRDYLNERNIFCLNLVSSPGSGKTTLLCETIKALGHETPITVIEGDQQTSFDAERIRKTGVKAVQINTGKGCHLDGQMVGRAIDELKPESHSILFIENVGNLICPAAFDLGEAKKVVILSVTEGTDKPLKYPDMFHAADLMILNKTDLLPYVDFDIELCFQYALQVNPDIQILTLSATRGDGMKSWLNWIEQHRE
- a CDS encoding HypC/HybG/HupF family hydrogenase formation chaperone, whose translation is MCLSIPARVESLNAFESTAIVELNGIRKEISTLLLDEVAVDDYVLVHVGYALERINPEEAAKTLTMFDELRTLSDAE
- the hypD gene encoding hydrogenase formation protein HypD codes for the protein MKYVDEFRDGNKARKIAELIQAEVRSDRQYRLMEFCGGHTHAIFRFGIIDLMPKNLQFIHGPGCPVCVLPAGRIEAAIKLVENSENLILCTYADLMRVPAGKRDSLNRAKAHGADIRMIYSSTDALNIARHNPEKQVVFFAIGFETTTPPTAAAIKIAHQEGLKNFTVFCNHVETPPAMAHILSSGEAHLDGILGPSHVSTIIGSHAYTECCKQYFMPLVIAGFEPLDVIQSTLLLVRQINERRFEVENQYRRAVTESGNKKAQALMSEIFEQRPLFEWRGLGELENSAIQIKNKFADFDAEKRFAIEHIEIADIKGCICPAVLRGVSNPNECKLFGAACTPEDPKGACMVSSEGACAAYYSYGRYRTEVTNL
- the hypA gene encoding hydrogenase maturation nickel metallochaperone HypA, with translation MHELSLCEDMIDLLRERAKVDHYSQIKSIQIEIGKLSCVESYALIFAFSAAAKGSLAENATLKINEIPGQGWCDQCASEVTIEQRFDTCPHCDYYPLEIRQGDKMRIKYVEVI
- the hypE gene encoding hydrogenase expression/formation protein HypE, with the protein product MSRLDLRNGVIEMSHGSGGRASSQLIEELFIPHFDNELLRQGNDATVFDIPAGRMVITTDAHVVSPLFFPGGDIGSLSVHGTINDVAMSGAKPLYLSASVILEEGFPLADLEKIVISMAAASRKANVPIIAGDTKVVERGKGDGLFISTTGIGIVPDGVNISGDLAQPGDLVLLNGFIGDHGIAILSSREGLEFNTTIKSDSAALNELVSEMVQAEPDIHCLRDPTRGGLATTLNELAKQSEVGIQINETTIPVRDETQGACELLGLDPLYIANEGKLVCICPKESAKNLLNIMQQHPLGKDAVIIGQVVEDRQQLVVMKTTFGGQRVVDWLAGEQLPRIC